In one Mycobacterium heckeshornense genomic region, the following are encoded:
- a CDS encoding Hsp20/alpha crystallin family protein — MTMLAFDPFLRDFDRLTQQLLGTTLGTTSRPAVMPIDAWREGDDYVVELDLPGVKPDSVDVSVEHEAVTVRAERPAVTEDRDWVVAERPHGVFSRQLFLGSGLDADKISANYTDGVLRLTIPVAEAARPRKIAVGTGNQKAINA, encoded by the coding sequence ATGACGATGCTGGCGTTTGACCCATTCCTGCGTGACTTCGATCGACTCACCCAGCAACTGCTGGGCACCACGCTGGGTACCACGAGCCGTCCGGCGGTGATGCCGATCGACGCCTGGCGCGAAGGGGACGACTATGTCGTCGAGCTGGACCTGCCAGGGGTCAAGCCCGACTCCGTCGATGTCAGCGTCGAACACGAAGCGGTCACGGTACGGGCCGAACGTCCCGCCGTCACGGAAGACCGTGACTGGGTGGTCGCCGAACGGCCGCACGGCGTGTTCAGCCGGCAGCTATTCCTGGGTAGTGGCCTTGATGCCGACAAGATCAGCGCCAACTACACCGATGGCGTGTTGCGGCTAACCATTCCGGTGGCCGAGGCGGCGCGGCCGCGCAAGATCGCCGTCGGAACCGGCAACCAGAAAGCCATCAACGCCTAA
- a CDS encoding Hsp20/alpha crystallin family protein → MPSLLQSLAGDLDGLTRIVGTPAHPALMRMDAWRDRDTFVAELDLPGIKPDSLDVTVEGGVLTVRAERREPGDGDRTWLNAERPHGVFVRQLFLNERPDVDRISADYTNGVLRLTIPMHHATKPHKIAIESGPAHATRRHLTPAWVRRWLARAGKARLSVRR, encoded by the coding sequence ATGCCCAGCCTGCTGCAATCACTCGCCGGTGACCTCGACGGGCTGACGAGGATCGTCGGTACCCCCGCGCATCCGGCACTGATGCGGATGGATGCCTGGCGTGACCGCGACACCTTCGTTGCCGAACTCGACCTACCCGGCATCAAACCCGATTCACTTGACGTCACCGTCGAGGGCGGCGTGCTGACGGTGCGCGCCGAGCGCCGCGAGCCCGGCGACGGGGACCGCACCTGGCTCAACGCCGAGCGTCCGCATGGTGTGTTCGTTCGCCAGCTATTCCTCAACGAGCGGCCAGACGTCGACCGGATCAGTGCCGACTACACCAATGGCGTTCTGCGGCTAACCATCCCGATGCATCACGCGACCAAGCCACACAAGATCGCAATCGAGTCCGGCCCGGCCCACGCGACTCGGCGGCACCTGACGCCGGCATGGGTGCGTCGATGGCTTGCGCGCGCCGGCAAAGCTCGGCTGAGCGTGCGCCGGTGA
- a CDS encoding alpha/beta hydrolase, protein MGVPLLAPLQRRLIYFPSPGPVPPADTLLPGGKDVVLDTEDGLRLGAWFVPAARRGAAVLVCNGNAGDRTLRAPLAAALLRAGLSVLLFDYRGYGGNPGRPCEDGLAADARAARAFLLARPEVDPERIAYFGESLGAAVAVRLARGSPPAALVLRSPFTSLTDVGRLHYPWLPVRAVLTDRYPSIDRIAGVAAPVLVVAGDRDVLVPAELSYRLYEMGCKPKRFVSVPGADHNSPQLLDGPLMIDAIVRFFREHGVLTG, encoded by the coding sequence ATAGGTGTCCCGCTGCTTGCGCCGCTGCAACGGCGGCTGATCTACTTCCCATCACCCGGGCCGGTGCCGCCCGCCGACACGTTGCTGCCCGGTGGCAAGGACGTCGTGCTGGACACCGAGGACGGCCTGAGGCTCGGCGCCTGGTTCGTGCCCGCCGCCCGGCGCGGGGCCGCGGTGCTGGTCTGCAATGGCAACGCGGGCGACCGCACGTTGCGCGCGCCGCTTGCCGCCGCATTGTTGCGAGCGGGGTTGTCGGTGCTGCTGTTCGACTACCGCGGCTACGGCGGCAACCCCGGACGGCCCTGCGAGGACGGCCTGGCCGCCGACGCCCGGGCCGCGCGAGCATTCTTGCTCGCCCGCCCGGAAGTCGATCCGGAGCGGATTGCCTACTTCGGCGAGTCGCTGGGCGCCGCGGTCGCGGTCCGGCTCGCCCGCGGGTCGCCACCGGCGGCGCTGGTGTTGCGCTCGCCATTCACGTCGCTGACCGATGTCGGGCGGTTGCATTACCCGTGGCTGCCGGTCAGGGCAGTGCTGACCGATCGCTACCCGTCCATCGACCGCATCGCCGGGGTGGCGGCGCCGGTGTTGGTCGTCGCCGGCGACCGTGACGTGCTGGTGCCCGCTGAGCTCAGTTACCGCCTTTATGAAATGGGCTGCAAGCCAAAGCGATTCGTGTCAGTACCGGGTGCGGACCACAATAGCCCGCAGCTGCTCGACGGTCCGTTGATGATCGACGCGATCGTTCGCTTTTTTCGAGAACACGGCGTGCTCACCGGCTAG
- a CDS encoding enoyl-CoA hydratase/isomerase family protein, with the protein MLRVVDLSAPPDADVAPPPGVIVAFGSATDLANRDAQTWLTTATFTITEDAGADRRVITVDSVPETLAELRQRCARWPHASAVCDDVLRSIDPDRPALAGVVTESLAYSTLQAGPEFARWLAERGPARMPDIPDPVLTERDGTTLWISFNRPRRHNAFSTDARAALLEALAVAQLDPSVQEVVLRGNGPSFCSGGDLAEFGTFADPASAHLARTRHSPALALDALTARLGPACRAEVHGQVLGSGLEMAAFCGRVVCRPGAVLGLPELSLGLIPGAGGTVSIARRIGRWRTAYLVLSGRTIDPETALAWGLIDAIG; encoded by the coding sequence ATGCTTCGGGTGGTCGACCTGTCGGCGCCGCCGGACGCCGACGTCGCGCCGCCGCCCGGGGTGATCGTCGCGTTCGGTTCAGCGACCGATCTCGCCAACCGCGACGCTCAAACATGGCTTACCACCGCCACTTTCACGATTACTGAAGACGCTGGTGCCGACCGGCGGGTAATCACCGTCGACTCGGTGCCCGAGACCCTGGCCGAGCTCCGCCAACGCTGCGCACGCTGGCCGCACGCCAGCGCCGTCTGCGACGACGTCCTGCGCAGCATCGACCCGGACCGGCCCGCGCTGGCCGGGGTGGTGACCGAGTCGCTGGCCTACTCCACGTTGCAGGCCGGGCCGGAATTCGCCCGTTGGCTCGCCGAGCGCGGACCCGCCCGCATGCCCGACATTCCCGACCCGGTGCTGACCGAACGCGACGGCACGACGCTGTGGATCAGCTTCAACCGGCCGCGGCGCCATAACGCGTTCTCCACCGACGCGCGCGCGGCGCTGCTTGAGGCGTTGGCGGTCGCGCAGCTCGACCCGTCGGTGCAGGAGGTGGTGTTACGCGGCAACGGACCGTCGTTCTGCAGCGGTGGTGACCTGGCGGAATTCGGCACGTTCGCCGATCCGGCCAGCGCGCACCTGGCCCGCACCAGACACAGCCCGGCGTTGGCGCTCGATGCGCTCACCGCCCGGCTCGGCCCGGCCTGCCGCGCCGAGGTGCACGGCCAGGTACTGGGCAGTGGGCTGGAGATGGCGGCGTTTTGCGGACGGGTGGTGTGCCGCCCCGGCGCGGTTCTCGGGTTGCCGGAGCTGAGTCTGGGACTGATTCCCGGTGCGGGCGGCACCGTCAGCATCGCCCGACGGATCGGGCGTTGGCGCACCGCGTATCTGGTGCTCTCAGGGCGGACCATCGATCCGGAGACCGCCCTGGCCTGGGGGCTGATCGACGCGATCGGCTAG
- the fadD4 gene encoding fatty-acid--CoA ligase FadD4 — protein sequence MQIREYLGADKPAVILHPSGTVVTFDDLEARANRLAHYFRRAGLREGDTVAILMENNEHIHAVMWAARRSGLYYVPINTHLTAGEAAYIVDNSSAQAIIGSAALRKTCENLGEHLPHGLPHLLMIADDDLPGWLRYPECVADQPDTPIDDELEGDLLQYSSGTTGRPKGIKRQLPHVSPAEAPGMMSALLGFWIDPDAVYLSPAPLYHTAPSVWSMSVQAGGITTVVMEKFDPEGCLDAIQRYRVTHAQFVPAMFTRMLKLPEPVRNSYDVSSLKRVIHAAAPCPVEIKKQMMDWWGPIIDEYYASSEAIGSTLITAEEWLEHPGSVGKPMLGVVHILDENGDELPPGQAGEIYFEGGYAFEYLNDPEKTAASKDKHGWVTVGDVGYLDDEGYLYLTDRRHHMIISGGVNIYPQETENMLVTHPKVLDAAVFGIPDEEMGQSVKAVVQTVDPADATDQFADELLAWLRDRLAHYKCPRSISFEAQLPRTETGKLFKRELVEKYSV from the coding sequence ATGCAGATCCGCGAATACCTCGGCGCCGACAAGCCGGCCGTCATCCTGCATCCGTCAGGCACCGTCGTCACCTTCGACGATTTGGAAGCTCGCGCCAACCGGCTGGCGCACTACTTCCGGCGCGCCGGTCTGCGGGAAGGCGACACGGTCGCGATCCTGATGGAGAACAACGAACACATCCACGCGGTGATGTGGGCGGCGCGGCGCAGCGGACTGTACTACGTGCCGATCAACACCCACCTCACCGCCGGCGAGGCCGCCTACATCGTCGACAACAGCAGCGCCCAGGCGATCATCGGCTCGGCGGCGCTGCGCAAGACGTGCGAGAACCTCGGCGAGCACCTGCCCCACGGCCTGCCGCACCTGCTGATGATCGCCGACGATGACTTGCCGGGTTGGCTTCGTTATCCCGAATGCGTTGCCGACCAACCGGATACGCCGATCGACGACGAGCTCGAAGGCGACCTGCTGCAGTACTCGTCGGGCACCACGGGCCGGCCCAAGGGGATCAAACGGCAGCTGCCGCACGTCTCGCCGGCCGAGGCGCCGGGCATGATGTCGGCCTTATTGGGATTCTGGATAGACCCCGACGCGGTCTACCTGAGCCCCGCTCCGCTGTACCACACCGCGCCCTCGGTGTGGTCGATGAGCGTGCAGGCCGGGGGGATAACGACCGTGGTCATGGAGAAATTCGACCCCGAAGGCTGCCTGGACGCCATTCAGCGCTACCGCGTCACACACGCGCAGTTCGTGCCGGCCATGTTCACCCGCATGTTGAAACTTCCTGAACCCGTCCGCAATTCGTACGACGTGTCCAGCCTGAAGCGGGTCATACATGCGGCGGCGCCCTGCCCGGTGGAGATCAAGAAACAGATGATGGACTGGTGGGGGCCGATCATCGACGAGTACTACGCCTCCTCGGAGGCGATCGGCTCGACACTGATCACCGCCGAGGAGTGGCTCGAGCATCCCGGGTCCGTCGGCAAGCCCATGCTGGGAGTGGTGCACATCCTCGACGAGAACGGCGACGAACTACCGCCCGGACAAGCCGGTGAGATCTACTTCGAGGGCGGCTACGCCTTCGAATATCTCAACGACCCCGAGAAGACCGCCGCGTCGAAAGACAAACACGGCTGGGTGACCGTCGGCGACGTCGGCTATCTCGACGACGAGGGATACCTCTATCTGACCGACCGGCGTCATCACATGATCATCTCCGGCGGGGTGAACATCTATCCGCAGGAAACCGAGAACATGCTGGTGACCCACCCGAAGGTGCTCGACGCGGCGGTGTTCGGTATCCCCGACGAGGAGATGGGGCAAAGCGTCAAGGCGGTGGTGCAGACCGTCGACCCAGCCGATGCCACCGACCAGTTCGCCGACGAGTTGCTGGCTTGGCTGCGGGATCGGTTGGCCCACTACAAATGTCCGCGCTCGATCTCGTTTGAGGCGCAGCTGCCGCGCACCGAGACCGGCAAGCTGTTCAAGCGCGAACTGGTCGAGAAGTACTCGGTGTGA
- a CDS encoding S-adenosylmethionine:tRNA ribosyltransferase-isomerase translates to MSRAAPRTQFQRPPGSDATEPPEARGLPRDAVKLLVAQPSGISHVRFADLGNYLRAGDLLVVNNSATLPAAVDARRGGRPITVHFSTARTADVWVVELRPAGTATGHLKDIRPGERIELPAGAALVIGASYPVAGVDGARLWTARVVVEGDDGRVAAYLALYGRPIRYAYVQRHWPLEHYQTVFARHPGSAEMPSAARPFSTTLVTALVAAGVVIAPVTLHAGVSSAEAGEPPAPEWFEVLPSTAHLVNLAHAAGGRVIAVGTTVARALESAAGTDGIVRPARGWTDLVLGPDHRARVVDGLITGWHEAGASHLFLLEAVAGAELVAAAYREAAEHGYLWHEFGDSALLLPEPTT, encoded by the coding sequence ATGAGCCGCGCCGCGCCGCGCACCCAGTTTCAGCGCCCGCCGGGCTCGGATGCCACCGAGCCGCCCGAGGCCCGCGGGCTGCCCCGTGACGCGGTCAAGCTGCTCGTCGCGCAGCCGAGCGGCATCAGCCACGTACGCTTCGCCGACCTGGGCAACTATCTGCGCGCCGGTGACCTGCTGGTGGTGAACAACTCGGCGACGCTGCCCGCCGCCGTCGACGCTCGGCGCGGCGGCCGCCCCATCACCGTCCACTTCTCCACGGCGCGTACGGCCGACGTGTGGGTGGTCGAATTGCGGCCGGCGGGCACCGCGACCGGCCATCTGAAAGACATCCGGCCCGGCGAGCGTATCGAACTGCCCGCCGGTGCAGCACTGGTCATCGGCGCCTCTTACCCGGTGGCGGGCGTGGACGGGGCCCGACTGTGGACGGCCAGGGTGGTCGTCGAAGGCGACGACGGGCGCGTCGCGGCCTACCTGGCCTTATACGGTCGGCCGATTCGGTATGCGTACGTGCAGCGGCACTGGCCGCTGGAGCACTATCAGACCGTGTTCGCCCGTCATCCGGGTAGCGCCGAAATGCCCAGTGCGGCGCGGCCTTTCAGCACCACACTGGTCACGGCGCTGGTGGCCGCCGGCGTGGTCATCGCGCCGGTCACCCTGCATGCCGGAGTGTCCTCGGCCGAGGCGGGCGAGCCGCCTGCGCCCGAGTGGTTCGAGGTATTGCCCAGCACCGCGCATCTGGTGAACCTGGCGCACGCCGCCGGCGGGCGGGTGATCGCGGTGGGCACCACGGTGGCCCGGGCGCTGGAGTCGGCGGCGGGCACCGACGGCATCGTGCGGCCGGCCCGCGGTTGGACCGATCTCGTGCTGGGCCCCGATCATCGGGCCCGCGTGGTCGACGGCCTGATCACCGGATGGCACGAGGCCGGCGCCTCCCACCTGTTCCTGCTGGAGGCGGTCGCGGGCGCCGAGCTGGTCGCGGCGGCCTACCGGGAAGCCGCGGAGCACGGGTATCTGTGGCACGAGTTCGGCGACAGCGCGCTCTTGCTGCCCGAACCAACCACTTGA
- a CDS encoding SDR family oxidoreductase — translation MTQTHNARPVAIVTGAARGFGRALTAALLDRGWTVVGDARRGGELNATARALNCTQFIPLVGDVVDAAHRDQLVAAAVGAGPLTLLVNNASRLGPSPQPALADYPLAELRAVYDTNVVAPLALIQAALPALAANRGVIVNLTSDAAVEPYPGWGGYGSSKAALDQLSAILAAEVPAVPVYAFDPGDMRTEMHQAAFPGEDISDRAEPRSVVPALLRLLDTRPAADRYRAAELTVSGAP, via the coding sequence ATGACACAAACCCACAACGCCCGCCCGGTCGCGATCGTCACCGGCGCCGCTCGCGGCTTCGGCCGAGCCCTGACCGCGGCTCTGCTGGACCGCGGCTGGACCGTCGTCGGCGACGCCCGTCGCGGCGGCGAGCTGAACGCGACGGCCCGGGCACTGAACTGCACGCAGTTCATCCCCTTGGTCGGGGACGTGGTCGACGCCGCGCATCGCGACCAGCTGGTGGCTGCCGCGGTCGGCGCCGGACCACTCACGCTGCTGGTGAACAACGCCAGCCGGCTCGGACCCAGCCCCCAACCTGCGCTGGCCGACTACCCGCTGGCCGAACTGCGAGCCGTCTACGACACCAACGTCGTCGCCCCGCTCGCGCTGATCCAGGCGGCGCTGCCGGCGCTGGCCGCCAACCGCGGCGTCATCGTCAACCTGACCTCCGACGCGGCGGTCGAGCCGTACCCGGGCTGGGGTGGATACGGGTCGTCGAAGGCCGCGCTCGACCAGCTTTCGGCGATCCTTGCCGCCGAGGTTCCCGCCGTGCCGGTCTACGCGTTCGACCCCGGGGATATGCGCACCGAGATGCATCAGGCCGCCTTCCCGGGCGAGGACATCTCCGACCGCGCCGAGCCGCGGTCGGTGGTGCCGGCGCTGCTGCGCCTGCTCGACACCCGGCCCGCCGCCGACCGGTACCGCGCCGCCGAGCTGACGGTGAGCGGGGCGCCCTGA
- the soxR gene encoding redox-sensitive transcriptional activator SoxR: protein MDTRDLLTVGEMARRSGFAASAIRFYENVGLITASRTSGGQRRFERNMLRRLAFIRAARNVGLSLEEVAAALAKLPDGRTPTRADWNRLSRDWRARLDDQIAGLVALRDNLDSCIGCGCLSLRRCTISNPADSAATGGPGAVYLPKSLRRPAVREQT, encoded by the coding sequence ATGGACACCCGGGATTTGCTCACCGTCGGCGAGATGGCTCGGCGCAGCGGATTCGCGGCGTCGGCGATCCGCTTCTATGAAAACGTCGGGCTGATCACCGCGTCACGCACTTCCGGCGGACAACGCCGTTTCGAACGAAACATGTTGCGGCGCTTAGCGTTCATCCGTGCTGCACGGAATGTCGGACTTAGCCTTGAGGAGGTGGCGGCCGCGCTGGCGAAGCTGCCCGATGGTCGCACCCCGACGCGGGCTGACTGGAACCGCTTGTCCAGGGATTGGCGGGCCCGCCTCGACGACCAGATCGCCGGGCTGGTCGCGCTTCGCGACAACTTGGACTCGTGCATCGGTTGCGGTTGTCTGTCGCTGAGGCGATGCACGATCTCCAACCCGGCCGACTCCGCGGCGACCGGCGGGCCGGGAGCGGTCTACCTGCCGAAGTCGTTGCGCCGCCCGGCGGTGCGCGAGCAGACGTAA